A window of Paraburkholderia megapolitana genomic DNA:
CCGTGGCCGAATCGAGATTCAACCGGCCAGCGATGTCTTTCACCGTCAGGTCATCGCTTTCCCACAGCACCAGCATCGCCAGATATTGCGGATAGGTGAGCCCGAGCTTGTCGAGTAGCGGCTTATACACCTTCGTCATCGCAAGCGACGTCGAATAAAGCGCGAAGCAGAGTTGCTCGTCGAGCGTGAATGGCAGGGTGGGGCGCTGGGTCATGATGGGTCTCGTCGGTGGAAAGCGTACAAATGAATTGCACGCTAACCATTGTGCCGTAACTTCGCGAGGGCGACGAGCGTGCCGGGCGCCGGCACGTAGTGGATCAGGCCGATGGTGCCGAAGGGAGGTCGGGCGCGTCCGGAGCCGGGACGCTGAAGCAACCACGATACGTCGCGTAGACCGAGCAATAGATCATCGCCGTGAAGATCGTCGACACCGTCGTCACGACCGCGAACGTTAGAGATTCGTCTGTGCCGAGCTGCTGGACCAGGATTGCCAGGATAGTCACGACTGCGAGCAACAGCACGATCCACAGCACGCCATACACGATGAATGCGCTGCGATTGCGCCAGCAACTGACGAAGCTGGCGAAAAATGCCTTCGCGACAGGCATGTCGTGCCATGCGCAAAGAATCGGCGCGAACCAGAACAGCATCGCGACCGGTATGGAGAACGCGAAGAATGTCAGCATGCCTTTCACGGGCACGTCTTCGGCGCTCGCGATCTGTTGGGCCAGCATGCCGCTGTCGACGAACGTTGCAACGGTCGCCACCGCCGTCATCGCAGCAATGAATAGCGCACCGAGTAAGAGCAGGCGTTTCGCGGCCGCGTTGCCATACGAACGAAAGCCGTCGACGAGAATAGTCGGAAACACCGGTTTGCCAGCGATCGTATCGCGGCAGCCTGCCATGAAACCCACTGAAACACCCGGAATGAGGATCAGAAACACCAGGCCGCCAACATACGGGACGCGCGCAATCAGCGTCATCACCAGCGTGTAGGCAAAACATAGCGTGAGAAAAGCGAGCGGATTTTTGCGAAACAGCCAGATGCCCTGGCGGAACCACACATAGCCGGTTTTCGCCGGGACTTCGATCAGTTGCATGAGGTATGAATGCCAGGAAGTACAGCGCCGGACAGGCG
This region includes:
- a CDS encoding BPSS1780 family membrane protein — translated: MQLIEVPAKTGYVWFRQGIWLFRKNPLAFLTLCFAYTLVMTLIARVPYVGGLVFLILIPGVSVGFMAGCRDTIAGKPVFPTILVDGFRSYGNAAAKRLLLLGALFIAAMTAVATVATFVDSGMLAQQIASAEDVPVKGMLTFFAFSIPVAMLFWFAPILCAWHDMPVAKAFFASFVSCWRNRSAFIVYGVLWIVLLLAVVTILAILVQQLGTDESLTFAVVTTVSTIFTAMIYCSVYATYRGCFSVPAPDAPDLPSAPSA